A section of the Primulina eburnea isolate SZY01 chromosome 1, ASM2296580v1, whole genome shotgun sequence genome encodes:
- the LOC140832647 gene encoding protein IQ-domain 26-like — MGKAAKWLKGLLGMKKGKENVGNNSNYVEKKEKKRWSFAAKSSKVSGGLSQIPVTNPASDSAWLSSYMAETNKEQNKHAIAVAAATAAAADAAVAAAQAAVAVVKLTSQGRGALMGGGMERLAAVKIQRVFRGYLARKCLRALKGLVKFQAIVRGYLVRKRAAATLHSMQALVRAQACARYQRACRSTVSDQRFIPELRSRKSMDRFDSTRSEFPSKRLSSFYDQSFDESPKIVEIDTYKPKSRSRRFNNTCMSEYGDQDDYYQVISSPRVTPARLSIPSCRHDQDMDWGVGSEFHKYATAQNTPRYTNSGHTNSPAKPASSIYGDGFFRPYSNYPSFMANTQSFKAKLRSQSAPKHRPEYDLKKRLSLNDIMAV, encoded by the exons ATGGGAAAGGCAGCAAAGTGGTTGAAGGGGTTGCTTGGAATGAAGAAAGGCAAAGAAAACGTGGGGAACAACTCGAATTATGTTGAGAAAAAGGAGAAGAAAAGGTGGAGCTTCGCTGCAAAGTCCAGCAAGGTTTCGGGTGGACTAAGTCAGATTCCGGTTACTAATCCGGCCTCCGATTCGGCATGGCTGAGTTCTTATATGGCTGAGACAAACAAGGAACAGAACAAGCACGCAATTGCCGTGGCTGCTGCCACAGCAGCCGCTGCTGATGCGGCTGTCGCAGCTGCGCAGGCGGCGGTGGCGGTTGTGAAGCTCACAAGCCAAGGGAGAGGAGCCTTGATGGGTGGTGGTATGGAGAGGTTGGCTGCTGTAAAGATCCAGAGAGTTTTCCGTGGTTATTTG GCCAGAAAATGCCTCAGAGCTCTAAAAGGACTAgtgaaatttcaagccattgtTAGAGGCTACCTCGTAAGAAAACGGGCCGCAGCAACTCTACACAGCATGCAAGCTCTCGTTCGGGCTCAGGCTTGCGCCCGGTACCAGAGGGCCTGTCGCTCCACCGTCAGCGATCAAAGATTCATTCCTGAATTGAGATCAAGAAAATCCATG GACAGGTTTGATAGTACTAGGAGTGAGTTCCCGAGCAAGAGGCTATCGTCCTTTTACGACCAGTCGTTCGATGAAAGCCCAAAGATCGTTGAAATCGATACCTACAAGCCAAAATCAAGATCAAGAAGATTCAACAACACTTGCATGTCAGAATATGGAGATCAAGATGATTACTACCAAGTGATATCATCGCCTCGTGTAACCCCAGCCCGTTTGTCGATCCCAAGTTGTCGGCACGATCAAGACATGGACTGGGGCGTTGGTTCTGAATTTCACAAGTATGCAACTGCACAAAACACTCCCAGATACACAAACTCGGGCCATACGAATTCTCCTGCCAAGCCAGCAAGTAGTATCTATGGAGATGGATTCTTTAGGCCATATTCAAACTACCCTAGCTTTATGGCAAACACGCAGTCGTTTAAGGCGAAACTGAGGTCCCAAAGCGCGCCTAAGCACAGGCCTGAGTATGACCTGAAGAAGAGGCTgtcgttgaacgatataatggCAGTCTAG
- the LOC140832641 gene encoding uncharacterized protein: MEEGKARQILQDSWFRYENHLKNKDQWLKVEEEEEEEEEDSSHENSVVSNGSSVSLSSCDTTDDAESSSSNLSGSLYDLSELMEQLPIKRGLSKFYQGRSESFTSLSRVTSVEDLAKKTTPFRKKMKASKSCENGLSSYKSYILPKPLISKTKKDSNKRGGGVVCGRTSLAPRRKKMEC; the protein is encoded by the exons ATGGAAGAAGGGAAAGCTCGTCAAATCTTGCAAGATTCATGGTTTCGGTATGAAAACCATTTGAAGAACAAGGATCAATGGCTCAAAgttgaggaggaggaggaggaggaggaggaggattcCTCTCATGAAAATTCAGTGGTCTCCAATGGATCTTCCGTTTCTTTAAGTTCTTGTGATACGACGGATGATGCGGAGTCGTCGTCTTCGAATTTGAGTGGATCTTTGTATGATTTATCGGAGCTTATGGAGCAATTACCTATCAA GAGAGGACTTTCCAAGTTCTACCAAGGGAGATCGGAGTCATTTACATCACTTTCAAGGGTCACAAGTGTTGAAGATTTAGCCAAGAAAACCACTCCTTTtaggaagaaaatgaaggcgtCGAAGAGCTGCGAGAATGGTTTAAGTAGCTACAAGTCATACATTCTCCCGAAGCCACTCATATCGAAGACCAAGAAAGATTCAAATAAGAGAGGCGGTGGTGTCGTCTGCGGCAGGACTTCACTTGCTCCTCGACGCAAGAAAATGGAATGCTAG